In a single window of the Frondihabitans peucedani genome:
- a CDS encoding aldo/keto reductase — protein sequence MEYTHLGPTGLTVSRIVLGCMSFGNGNDQQKWTLDSEGAEPIFRRAVELGITFWDTANVYGRGSSEEVTGEAIRKYTRREDVVLATKVFGEMGPGPGESGLSRRAILEQVDKSLQRLGSDWIDLYQIHRFDPFTPVEETMEALHDVVQAGKVRYIGASSMWAWQFAKLQTAADLGGWTRFVSMQDQYSLAQREEEREMFGLLADQGVGSIPWGPLQAGKMARPWSEQNTARAGDEPEADPKGNPVRLDSDKGIVDAIERIANEKGVSMAQIALAWVLKNPVVDAPIVGATKVHHIEDAVAALDVELSDDDVAALEEHYVSRQPTFF from the coding sequence ATGGAGTACACCCACCTCGGCCCCACCGGCCTGACCGTCAGCCGCATCGTGCTCGGCTGCATGAGCTTCGGCAACGGGAACGACCAGCAGAAGTGGACCCTCGACTCGGAGGGCGCCGAGCCGATCTTCCGTCGCGCCGTCGAGCTCGGGATCACCTTCTGGGACACCGCGAACGTCTACGGCCGCGGCAGCTCCGAGGAGGTCACCGGCGAGGCCATCAGGAAGTACACGCGCCGGGAGGACGTCGTGCTCGCGACCAAGGTGTTCGGCGAGATGGGGCCCGGCCCCGGCGAGTCGGGGCTGTCGCGTCGCGCGATCCTGGAGCAGGTCGACAAGTCGCTCCAGCGGCTCGGCAGCGACTGGATCGACCTCTACCAGATCCACCGGTTCGACCCGTTCACCCCGGTCGAGGAGACGATGGAGGCGCTGCACGACGTGGTCCAGGCCGGCAAGGTGCGGTACATCGGCGCCTCGAGCATGTGGGCCTGGCAGTTCGCGAAGCTCCAGACGGCGGCCGACCTCGGCGGCTGGACGAGGTTCGTGTCGATGCAGGACCAGTACAGCCTCGCCCAGCGCGAGGAGGAGCGCGAGATGTTCGGCCTGCTCGCCGACCAGGGCGTCGGCTCCATTCCGTGGGGCCCTCTGCAGGCCGGCAAGATGGCCCGGCCGTGGAGCGAGCAGAACACCGCCCGCGCCGGCGACGAGCCCGAGGCCGACCCCAAGGGCAACCCGGTCCGGCTCGACTCCGACAAGGGGATCGTCGACGCCATCGAGCGCATCGCGAACGAGAAGGGCGTCAGCATGGCGCAGATCGCACTGGCGTGGGTGCTGAAGAACCCCGTCGTGGATGCCCCGATCGTCGGCGCCACCAAGGTGCACCACATCGAGGACGCCGTGGCGGCTCTCGACGTCGAGCTCTCCGACGACGACGTGGCGGCTCTCGAGGAGCACTACGTCTCCCGTCAGCCGACCTTCTTCTGA
- a CDS encoding beta-galactosidase family protein — MTSRVTLGESDFLFDGQPRRILSGALHYFRIHPDLWADRIEKARLLGLNTIETYVPWNDHEPVPGAWTTEGMLDLGRFLDLVHAAGLHAIVRPGPYICAEYDNGGLPAWLFTDPEVGIRRFEPRFMTAVESYLRRVYDIVAPRQLDHDGPVVLVQIENEYGAYGRDDDYLRALVDITRDAGITVPLTTVDQPEDDMLQNGSLPDLLKTGSFGSRSPERLATLRRHQPTGPLMCSEYWNGWFDFWGGEHHVTSAEEQARDLDALLASGASVNLYMFHGGTNFGFTNGANDKGVYEPTVTSYDYDAPLDEAGRPTEKFFAFREVFAKYADVPTGVLERALPSPTPDLRPVSHASLLDSLEHLGSWAATGDEPALFDELGHYRGLLALEAELPAGPSTLRVAEVRDRASVFVDGARVGTLERARGDRELALPAGRTLTIVVEDQGRVNYERRIGEPKGLVGPVTIEGCAAAWSALPIDLGRLDEAPDRPWVESEEARDGILRFAFDLDEQADLFLETSALGKGVAFVNGFALGRYWSQGPQHTLYVPGPATRAGANELVLVELDGAPGLPAFAAAADLGPVRRDTLAAQGA, encoded by the coding sequence ATGACCAGCCGCGTGACCCTCGGCGAGAGCGACTTCCTGTTCGACGGCCAGCCCCGTCGCATCCTGTCGGGCGCCCTCCACTACTTCCGCATCCACCCCGACCTCTGGGCCGACCGGATCGAGAAGGCGCGGCTGCTCGGCCTCAACACCATCGAGACCTACGTCCCCTGGAACGACCACGAGCCAGTCCCCGGCGCCTGGACCACGGAGGGGATGCTCGACCTCGGCCGCTTCCTCGACCTCGTCCACGCGGCCGGCCTCCACGCGATCGTCCGGCCCGGCCCGTACATCTGCGCGGAGTACGACAACGGCGGGCTCCCGGCCTGGCTCTTCACCGACCCCGAGGTCGGCATCCGGCGCTTCGAGCCGCGCTTCATGACCGCCGTCGAGAGCTACCTCCGGCGCGTCTACGACATCGTCGCTCCGCGTCAGCTCGACCACGACGGCCCCGTCGTGCTGGTGCAGATCGAGAACGAGTACGGCGCCTACGGCCGCGACGACGACTACCTCCGCGCGCTCGTCGACATCACCCGCGACGCCGGCATCACGGTCCCGCTGACGACCGTCGACCAGCCCGAGGACGACATGCTTCAAAACGGCAGCCTTCCCGACCTCCTGAAGACCGGCTCGTTCGGCTCCCGGAGCCCCGAGCGGCTCGCGACCCTCCGTCGCCACCAGCCGACCGGTCCGCTGATGTGCTCCGAGTACTGGAACGGCTGGTTCGACTTCTGGGGCGGCGAGCACCACGTCACGTCCGCCGAGGAGCAGGCCCGCGACCTCGACGCCCTCCTCGCGAGCGGCGCCTCGGTGAACCTCTACATGTTCCACGGCGGCACCAACTTCGGCTTCACGAACGGCGCGAATGACAAGGGCGTCTACGAGCCGACCGTCACCAGCTACGACTACGACGCCCCGCTCGACGAGGCCGGCCGCCCGACCGAGAAGTTCTTCGCGTTCCGCGAGGTCTTCGCCAAGTACGCCGACGTGCCCACGGGCGTGCTCGAGCGCGCCCTCCCGAGCCCGACGCCCGACCTGCGGCCGGTGTCGCACGCCTCACTGCTGGACTCGCTGGAGCACCTCGGATCCTGGGCCGCCACCGGCGACGAGCCGGCCCTCTTCGACGAGCTCGGCCACTACCGCGGACTCCTGGCGCTCGAGGCCGAGCTGCCCGCGGGGCCGTCGACGCTGCGGGTCGCCGAGGTCCGCGACCGGGCGTCGGTGTTCGTCGACGGGGCCCGTGTCGGCACCCTCGAGCGGGCCCGCGGCGACCGCGAGCTCGCCCTTCCGGCAGGCCGGACCCTGACGATCGTCGTCGAGGACCAGGGCCGCGTGAACTACGAGCGCCGGATCGGGGAGCCCAAGGGGCTCGTCGGGCCGGTGACGATCGAGGGCTGCGCCGCCGCGTGGTCGGCGCTGCCGATCGACCTGGGTCGGCTCGACGAGGCGCCCGACCGGCCGTGGGTCGAGTCCGAGGAGGCGAGGGACGGCATCCTGCGCTTCGCCTTCGACCTCGACGAGCAGGCCGACCTCTTCCTCGAGACGAGTGCTCTCGGCAAGGGCGTGGCCTTCGTCAACGGGTTCGCCCTCGGCCGCTACTGGTCGCAGGGCCCGCAGCACACGCTCTACGTGCCCGGGCCGGCGACGCGGGCGGGAGCGAACGAGCTCGTGCTGGTGGAGCTCGACGGCGCGCCGGGCCTGCCCGCCTTCGCCGCGGCGGCCGACCTCGGGCCCGTCCGCCGCGACACGCTGGCGGCGCAGGGCGCCTGA
- a CDS encoding GMC family oxidoreductase — protein sequence MGTDAGSATMNLDGMKTYSDDEVVDVVVVGTGAGGAPLLASLAGRGLSVVALEAGRNFDPHSFTQDETEALEINWMDERLSDGENPNAFGPNNSGKGVGGSTLHWGAFTPRPDSRDLKLRTETGEGRDWPIDHAELVGYIEEVERFVGVSGPAEYPWDPSRRYRMAPAARNASSDMMVRGCDALGIRSADAPAALVTRDWHQEHHGVRPACASCGSCHQGCRSGAKVSMDTTYLPLAVASAAEIRPESMVHGIEQDARGRVTAVVYTRDGVEHRQRCNTLVLAGGGVETPRLLLHTGLANSSGQVGRNFMAHGATQVWGRFEPEMRGYRGYPSSIITEDFVRPDDADFAGGYLIQSLGAMPLTLGTSLVRGGKMWGRDLLQAISGYSHLAGVGINAECLPREDNRLVLADEVDEVGMPKARVSFTSGDNEEAIDRHAVDVMTRIVEAAGATETHVLARTAHTIGTCRMGTDAADAVVDADGRSFDVPNLWISDNSTFPSSVIANPALMIMAMALRTADRMLAA from the coding sequence GTGGGAACCGATGCAGGGAGCGCGACGATGAACCTCGACGGCATGAAGACGTACTCCGACGACGAGGTCGTCGACGTGGTCGTGGTCGGGACGGGCGCCGGCGGGGCGCCGCTCCTCGCGTCGCTCGCCGGCCGCGGCCTCTCGGTCGTGGCTCTCGAGGCGGGCCGGAACTTCGACCCGCACTCGTTCACCCAGGACGAGACCGAGGCGCTCGAGATCAACTGGATGGACGAGCGCCTCAGCGACGGCGAGAACCCGAACGCGTTCGGGCCGAACAACAGCGGCAAGGGCGTCGGCGGCTCGACGCTGCACTGGGGCGCCTTCACGCCGCGCCCCGACTCCCGCGACCTGAAGCTGCGGACCGAGACGGGCGAGGGCCGCGACTGGCCGATCGACCACGCCGAGCTCGTCGGCTACATCGAGGAGGTCGAGCGCTTCGTCGGGGTGTCCGGGCCCGCCGAGTACCCGTGGGATCCCAGCCGCCGCTACCGGATGGCCCCGGCCGCCCGCAACGCGTCGTCCGACATGATGGTGCGCGGCTGCGACGCCCTCGGCATCCGCTCCGCCGACGCACCGGCCGCCCTCGTGACCCGCGACTGGCACCAGGAGCACCACGGCGTCCGCCCCGCCTGCGCGAGCTGCGGCAGCTGCCACCAGGGCTGCCGGAGCGGCGCCAAGGTCAGCATGGACACCACCTACCTGCCCCTCGCCGTCGCGTCGGCTGCGGAGATCCGCCCCGAGTCGATGGTGCACGGGATCGAGCAGGATGCCCGGGGCCGGGTGACCGCGGTCGTCTACACCCGCGACGGGGTCGAGCACCGGCAGCGGTGCAACACTCTCGTCCTCGCCGGCGGCGGAGTCGAGACACCCCGCCTCCTGCTGCACACCGGCCTCGCCAACAGCAGCGGCCAGGTCGGCCGCAACTTCATGGCGCACGGCGCGACCCAGGTCTGGGGCCGCTTCGAACCCGAGATGCGCGGCTACCGCGGCTACCCCTCGTCGATCATCACCGAGGACTTCGTACGCCCCGACGACGCCGACTTCGCGGGCGGCTACCTGATCCAGAGCCTCGGGGCGATGCCTCTCACGCTCGGCACCAGCCTCGTGCGCGGCGGCAAGATGTGGGGCCGCGACCTCCTCCAGGCCATCAGCGGCTACAGCCACCTCGCCGGCGTCGGCATCAACGCCGAGTGCCTGCCCCGCGAGGACAACCGTCTCGTGCTCGCGGACGAGGTCGACGAGGTCGGGATGCCGAAGGCCCGGGTCTCGTTCACCTCGGGCGACAACGAGGAGGCCATCGACCGGCACGCCGTCGACGTGATGACCAGGATCGTCGAGGCCGCCGGCGCCACCGAGACCCACGTTCTCGCGCGCACCGCCCACACGATCGGCACCTGCCGGATGGGCACCGACGCGGCCGACGCCGTGGTCGACGCCGACGGCCGGAGCTTCGACGTGCCGAACCTCTGGATCAGCGACAACTCGACGTTCCCGAGCTCGGTCATCGCGAACCCCGCGCTGATGATCATGGCGATGGCGCTCCGCACGGCCGACCGGATGCTCGCGGCGTAG
- a CDS encoding sugar ABC transporter substrate-binding protein translates to MGSTTITRRTALAGAFGAVTAAGLAACASTPGPVAAGGPAGSKASKRRVSGTLTFAFWGGSDGETKGFQEVKERFEAQNPGTTIVLKTLPYTGFFSSVDRGIVSNTAPDVFRVDYTSIGKYISHGVLLDVTPYFSRSETEAFLPAFWSAVKYEGRAWGVPHQTDTSAVVFSRKAFEQAGITSVPDRLEDAWSWDEFSAVSTRLRKALPASKYPFAYDWTAAGAYRWSSFVYQAGGSLLDADLAGPAIPSAASRKALDFTKGFFEKKWVPANNTIKTTVYSDNFFLNQTVAMTFLGDFLVPEIADKANGYQGGEWGTTFLPRDKAAAADLGGNAIVAWKGTSNPDLAAAFLKFLVSEDAMKRFCELATELPTLQSLAGQTLDYQTRPDAMKVFTTQATTITDTVVKETTVPGFATISTTLQDQLELGLKGGDSDTTLRAIASGIRQAVAS, encoded by the coding sequence ATGGGTTCGACGACGATCACCAGGAGGACGGCGCTGGCGGGGGCCTTCGGGGCGGTGACGGCCGCGGGTCTCGCGGCGTGCGCCTCGACGCCGGGGCCGGTCGCAGCGGGAGGCCCGGCCGGGTCGAAGGCCTCGAAGAGGCGGGTGTCCGGCACCCTGACGTTCGCGTTCTGGGGCGGGAGCGACGGCGAGACGAAGGGCTTCCAGGAGGTCAAGGAGCGCTTCGAGGCGCAGAACCCCGGGACCACCATCGTCTTAAAGACTCTGCCGTACACCGGGTTCTTCTCGAGCGTCGACCGCGGCATCGTGTCGAACACGGCGCCCGACGTCTTCCGCGTCGACTACACCTCGATCGGCAAGTACATCTCGCACGGCGTGCTGCTCGACGTCACGCCGTACTTCAGCCGGTCCGAGACGGAGGCGTTCCTGCCGGCGTTCTGGAGTGCCGTGAAGTACGAGGGGCGAGCCTGGGGCGTGCCGCACCAGACCGACACCTCCGCCGTCGTCTTCAGCCGGAAGGCCTTCGAGCAGGCGGGGATCACCTCCGTGCCCGACCGCCTCGAGGACGCCTGGAGCTGGGACGAGTTCAGTGCCGTCTCCACGAGGCTCCGCAAGGCGCTCCCCGCATCCAAGTACCCGTTCGCCTACGACTGGACGGCCGCGGGCGCCTACCGCTGGTCGTCGTTCGTCTACCAGGCCGGCGGCTCCCTCCTCGACGCCGACCTCGCGGGCCCCGCGATCCCGAGCGCGGCCTCCCGCAAGGCGCTCGACTTCACGAAGGGATTCTTCGAGAAGAAGTGGGTGCCCGCCAACAACACGATCAAGACCACCGTCTACTCCGACAACTTCTTCCTCAACCAGACGGTGGCGATGACGTTCCTCGGCGACTTCCTGGTGCCCGAGATCGCCGACAAGGCGAACGGCTACCAGGGCGGCGAGTGGGGCACGACCTTCCTCCCCCGCGACAAGGCCGCCGCGGCCGACCTGGGCGGCAACGCGATCGTCGCGTGGAAGGGCACCTCGAACCCGGACCTCGCAGCCGCCTTCCTGAAGTTCCTGGTCAGCGAGGACGCCATGAAGCGCTTCTGCGAGCTCGCCACCGAGCTGCCCACCCTGCAGTCGCTGGCCGGACAGACCCTCGACTACCAGACCCGCCCCGACGCCATGAAGGTGTTCACCACCCAGGCCACCACGATCACCGACACCGTCGTCAAGGAGACCACCGTGCCCGGCTTCGCCACCATCAGCACCACCCTGCAGGATCAGCTCGAACTCGGCCTGAAGGGCGGCGACAGCGACACCACCCTCCGCGCCATCGCCTCCGGCATCCGCCAGGCGGTCGCCTCGTGA
- a CDS encoding carbohydrate ABC transporter permease: MSSLTDVFEVGSELPAVERKPARQPKPPRGRLLWLRLTAAIVIAVVMAFPLYWMLLTAFSTRADLYAPGLHLWPRHLTIDNFVQPFQAFPVWRWFGNSLFITVVTTVITVICNLLAGYAFAKLRFRGRNALFLVLLSTMMIPPQAIIVPQFKLSVGLGLYGSLWSVILPESAVIFGVFLARQFFIAIPDELVEAARVDGAGQLRAFWSVVLPLCKPLLAVLILLTFMGEWNAFGWPLVALSGDQDQFTLPIGIVADLQGQYTSNYGAIMAINLLMILPIVILFLAFQKYFVEGLARSGLK; this comes from the coding sequence ATGTCGTCTCTCACCGACGTTTTCGAGGTCGGCTCGGAGCTGCCCGCCGTCGAGCGGAAGCCCGCCCGGCAGCCGAAGCCCCCGCGCGGACGCCTGCTCTGGCTGCGGCTCACCGCCGCGATCGTCATCGCCGTCGTCATGGCGTTCCCGCTCTACTGGATGCTGCTGACCGCGTTCTCGACACGCGCCGACCTCTACGCTCCCGGACTCCACCTCTGGCCGCGGCACCTGACGATCGACAACTTCGTGCAGCCGTTCCAGGCCTTCCCGGTCTGGCGGTGGTTCGGCAACTCGCTCTTCATCACCGTCGTGACCACCGTCATCACGGTGATCTGCAACCTGCTGGCCGGCTACGCGTTCGCGAAGCTGCGCTTCCGCGGGCGGAACGCGCTGTTCCTGGTCCTGCTGTCGACCATGATGATCCCGCCGCAGGCGATCATCGTGCCGCAGTTCAAGCTGTCGGTCGGACTGGGCCTCTACGGGTCGCTGTGGAGCGTGATCCTGCCCGAGAGCGCCGTGATCTTCGGTGTCTTCCTCGCCCGGCAGTTCTTCATCGCAATCCCCGACGAGCTCGTGGAGGCGGCTCGCGTCGACGGTGCCGGCCAGCTGCGCGCGTTCTGGTCGGTCGTGCTGCCGCTCTGCAAGCCGCTGCTGGCGGTGCTGATCCTGCTGACGTTCATGGGCGAGTGGAACGCGTTCGGCTGGCCGCTCGTCGCGCTCTCCGGGGATCAGGACCAGTTCACGCTGCCCATCGGGATCGTGGCCGACCTGCAGGGGCAGTACACGTCCAACTACGGGGCGATCATGGCGATCAACCTGCTGATGATCCTGCCGATCGTCATCCTGTTCCTGGCGTTCCAGAAGTACTTCGTGGAGGGGTTGGCGCGGTCGGGGTTGAAGTAG
- a CDS encoding aminoglycoside phosphotransferase family protein yields the protein MLIDAERFGGGLDPDAVVWRAVSDDGRVWAVKWTRRDNRFGLRLARSLAEAATPGVPEPRLSRSGRPWAAVDGGLLSITPWVDGREAYDTGLSAGEWLALGELLRRIHEHDPGRGLSRAAVDRGAPRRGIRRAGTHVKRRLSEVDGLVAAARAEVESGSADPAVRAFVAGWPAVRARIRALRRSASRLKRDRSPAVRVSCHGDPHLGNVVVDDAGQPWLIDFDDAVRAPKEVDLLLVDPGVLFVHRPSAADLEAFARGYGDTEVDEDRVLRFGCVRAIEDLVETAHELLAGEERPASAVTASAAPASAAPASPVTASSADLLALFDGILSPDGLAGIVERRLAERPRGEPASGSLEIERPERAPRTRIANDA from the coding sequence GTGCTGATCGACGCAGAGCGCTTCGGCGGCGGCCTCGACCCCGACGCCGTCGTCTGGCGCGCCGTCTCGGACGACGGCCGCGTCTGGGCCGTGAAGTGGACGAGGCGCGACAACCGCTTCGGCCTCCGCCTCGCCCGGTCGCTGGCCGAGGCGGCGACCCCCGGCGTCCCCGAGCCGCGGCTCTCCCGGAGCGGCCGGCCCTGGGCTGCGGTCGACGGCGGGCTCCTGTCGATCACCCCCTGGGTCGACGGCCGCGAGGCCTACGACACCGGGCTCTCGGCCGGCGAGTGGCTGGCTCTCGGAGAACTCCTGCGCAGGATCCACGAGCACGACCCCGGCAGAGGCCTCAGCCGTGCCGCCGTCGACCGCGGGGCCCCGCGGCGCGGGATCCGGCGCGCGGGAACCCACGTGAAGCGGCGACTGTCGGAGGTCGACGGGCTCGTCGCGGCCGCCCGGGCAGAGGTCGAGAGCGGGTCGGCTGATCCTGCGGTCCGCGCCTTCGTCGCAGGATGGCCCGCCGTGCGGGCGCGCATCCGGGCGCTCCGCCGGAGTGCGTCCCGCCTCAAGCGCGACCGCTCCCCAGCCGTCCGCGTGAGCTGCCACGGCGACCCGCACCTCGGCAACGTGGTCGTCGACGACGCGGGACAGCCCTGGCTGATCGACTTCGACGACGCCGTGCGCGCCCCCAAGGAGGTCGACCTGCTGCTCGTCGACCCCGGGGTGCTCTTCGTGCACCGGCCGAGCGCGGCCGACCTCGAGGCGTTCGCGCGTGGCTACGGCGACACCGAGGTCGACGAGGACCGCGTGCTGCGGTTCGGCTGCGTCCGCGCGATCGAGGACCTCGTCGAGACGGCGCACGAGCTCCTCGCGGGCGAGGAGCGGCCCGCGTCCGCGGTGACCGCGTCCGCTGCGCCCGCGTCCGCGGCGCCCGCCTCCCCGGTGACCGCCTCCTCGGCCGACCTCCTCGCGCTGTTCGACGGGATCCTGTCGCCGGACGGCCTCGCCGGCATCGTCGAGAGGCGCCTCGCCGAGCGGCCGCGCGGGGAGCCCGCCAGCGGGTCTCTGGAGATCGAGAGACCTGAGAGAGCGCCCCGGACGCGCATCGCGAACGACGCCTAG
- a CDS encoding sugar ABC transporter permease: protein MTTHPLRVPAPRKARTPFRIRATTSLAASGFLLPNVILLALFTLFPLVYAFVISFQSLDSLGWTTWAGFGNYVTMFTDPVFWQSMANTGVFTLFTVPVGMALGLAIAVLLNGVLPGRAVFRSIIFLPLVVSGVATGVLGAWMFDQNNGFIDKMLQAVGLPSIDWQSNGAWALTAIILVTLWQRVGFDMLIYLAGLQGVDPAVQEAARVDGASGWQSFRYITLPLLGPSTFFLLIMNLIYSFQVFDTVWAMTRGGPGYSTTTIVSYAYRLAFDESGPSLLGYGAAVGVVIYLITLAVTAVQWRLNTRRELAEQGM, encoded by the coding sequence GTGACGACGCACCCGCTGCGGGTCCCTGCCCCTCGGAAGGCCAGGACGCCGTTCCGGATCCGGGCCACGACCTCGCTCGCAGCCTCCGGGTTCCTGCTGCCGAACGTGATCCTGCTCGCCCTCTTCACGCTCTTCCCGCTGGTCTACGCGTTCGTCATCAGCTTCCAGAGCCTCGACTCGCTGGGCTGGACGACCTGGGCAGGATTCGGGAACTACGTCACCATGTTCACCGACCCGGTGTTCTGGCAGTCGATGGCGAACACGGGCGTCTTCACCCTCTTCACCGTGCCGGTCGGGATGGCGCTCGGGCTCGCGATCGCCGTGCTGCTGAACGGGGTGCTCCCGGGCCGCGCGGTCTTCCGGTCGATCATCTTCCTGCCGCTGGTCGTGTCGGGCGTCGCCACCGGCGTGCTCGGCGCGTGGATGTTCGACCAGAACAACGGCTTCATCGACAAGATGCTCCAGGCCGTCGGGCTGCCCTCGATCGACTGGCAGTCGAACGGCGCGTGGGCGCTGACCGCGATCATCCTGGTCACCCTGTGGCAGCGGGTCGGGTTCGACATGCTGATCTACCTGGCCGGGCTGCAGGGCGTCGACCCGGCCGTGCAGGAGGCCGCCCGCGTCGACGGAGCGAGCGGGTGGCAGTCGTTCCGCTACATCACGCTGCCGCTGCTCGGGCCGTCGACGTTCTTCCTGCTGATCATGAACCTCATCTACTCGTTCCAGGTCTTCGACACCGTCTGGGCGATGACCCGCGGCGGGCCCGGCTACTCGACGACCACGATCGTCTCGTACGCCTACCGGCTCGCGTTCGACGAGTCGGGGCCGTCGCTCCTCGGCTACGGGGCGGCCGTGGGAGTCGTCATCTACCTGATCACGCTGGCCGTCACGGCTGTGCAGTGGCGGCTCAACACGCGGCGCGAGCTCGCAGAACAGGGGATGTGA
- a CDS encoding alpha/beta hydrolase: MSDATTSLTAPTDSAAPSRRPTLFLLPGLGLGGDVFGAVSRRLDEHFESVPLSLPGFGGTDTLAGTAVDDMVAFVLRRIREHGASSWLLVGHSMGGKIATLVARRALDGEPGVFGLRGVVLLAGSPPSPEPMDESRRDEMLGWAVDGPLGADAAREFIDGNVGAPLEATDDALVTADLLRASPEAWTAWLTRGSREDRASEVGELDVPALIVAGGADGDLGAEAQRLLNGPVYPGARFETLAAAGHLLTLERPAEVADAILRLWREHAGLGPAVPDDVARTIASGRTSSRTRAIFARRILADDPEYRPRVLSAGQLGILRSLARRAVPQDGVELDLAARIDAGLADGASDGWRNAALPPDDVAYRQALDDLADFDGLTEAEQDARIGEIVAESFEAPGGHLTAAQLNLWFEDCRVDLVRLWLSHPATMARIGFDGYANGGDLVRIQGFIRLRAGEREEWEPMQGARR, translated from the coding sequence GTGTCCGACGCCACCACGAGCCTGACAGCACCGACCGACTCTGCAGCGCCCTCGCGGCGCCCCACCCTCTTCCTCCTGCCGGGCCTCGGCCTCGGCGGCGACGTGTTCGGCGCCGTCTCGCGCCGGCTCGACGAGCACTTCGAGAGCGTCCCCCTCTCGCTCCCCGGCTTCGGAGGCACCGACACCCTCGCCGGCACGGCTGTCGACGACATGGTCGCCTTCGTGCTGCGCAGGATCCGCGAGCACGGTGCCTCGTCCTGGCTCCTGGTGGGTCACAGCATGGGCGGCAAGATCGCCACCCTCGTCGCCCGGCGCGCGCTCGACGGCGAGCCCGGCGTGTTCGGGCTCCGCGGCGTCGTCCTGCTCGCAGGATCACCGCCCTCGCCCGAGCCCATGGACGAGTCCCGGCGCGACGAGATGCTCGGCTGGGCGGTCGACGGCCCCCTCGGAGCCGACGCCGCCCGCGAGTTCATCGACGGCAACGTGGGCGCACCGCTCGAGGCGACGGACGACGCGCTCGTCACGGCCGACCTCCTCCGCGCCTCGCCCGAGGCCTGGACGGCCTGGCTCACCCGAGGCAGCCGCGAGGACCGCGCCTCCGAGGTCGGCGAGCTCGACGTGCCGGCGCTGATCGTCGCGGGCGGAGCAGACGGCGACCTCGGCGCGGAGGCCCAGCGCCTCCTCAACGGGCCCGTCTACCCGGGGGCGCGGTTCGAGACGCTGGCGGCGGCAGGACACCTCCTGACGCTCGAGCGGCCGGCGGAGGTCGCCGACGCGATCCTGCGCCTGTGGCGGGAGCACGCCGGGCTCGGCCCCGCGGTGCCCGACGACGTGGCGCGCACCATCGCCTCCGGCCGGACCAGCAGCCGCACGCGGGCGATCTTCGCGCGGCGCATCCTGGCCGACGACCCGGAGTACCGGCCGCGCGTGCTGTCGGCGGGGCAGCTCGGCATCCTGCGCTCTCTCGCCCGGAGGGCCGTGCCGCAGGACGGCGTGGAACTCGACCTCGCGGCCCGCATCGACGCGGGGCTCGCGGACGGCGCGAGCGACGGCTGGAGGAACGCGGCCCTGCCGCCCGACGACGTCGCCTACCGGCAGGCGCTCGACGACCTCGCCGACTTCGACGGCCTGACCGAGGCCGAGCAGGACGCCCGGATCGGCGAGATCGTCGCGGAATCGTTCGAGGCGCCCGGCGGGCACCTGACGGCCGCGCAGCTGAACCTCTGGTTCGAGGACTGCCGCGTCGACCTGGTGCGGCTCTGGCTGAGCCACCCGGCGACCATGGCGAGGATCGGCTTCGACGGGTACGCCAACGGCGGCGACCTGGTCAGGATCCAGGGCTTCATCCGGCTGCGCGCCGGAGAGCGAGAAGAGTGGGAACCGATGCAGGGAGCGCGACGATGA